A DNA window from Bacteroides cellulosilyticus contains the following coding sequences:
- a CDS encoding group II intron maturase-specific domain-containing protein, with product MCKRNWSISMSDRISRLNLVIREWINYFCLSDMKSKMEKIDEHLRRMLRVVIWKLWKKPKKRTWGGRKLGVSDDLAQRASVCGNRYQWMVTKTCIARAISKKSLS from the coding sequence CTGTGCAAGCGGAACTGGAGTATTTCCATGTCTGACCGCATCTCCCGACTGAATCTCGTGATACGTGAATGGATAAACTACTTCTGCCTGTCTGACATGAAAAGTAAGATGGAGAAGATAGATGAACATTTGCGCAGGATGCTACGAGTGGTAATATGGAAGCTGTGGAAGAAACCGAAGAAACGTACGTGGGGGGGTCGTAAGCTTGGTGTTAGCGATGATTTAGCTCAACGCGCTTCCGTTTGTGGTAATCGGTACCAGTGGATGGTAACTAAAACATGTATTGCTCGGGCTATATCCAAGAAATCGCTATCTTAA
- a CDS encoding helix-turn-helix transcriptional regulator — MKQINRLKVVLVEQNKTGKWLAETLEKNEATVSRWCTNESQPSLETLVKIANALKVDVKDLLVSTKE, encoded by the coding sequence ATGAAACAGATAAATAGGTTAAAAGTCGTACTTGTGGAGCAGAATAAAACCGGAAAGTGGTTGGCTGAAACTTTAGAAAAGAATGAAGCTACTGTTTCCCGTTGGTGTACCAATGAATCACAACCTTCGCTTGAAACATTGGTGAAAATCGCCAATGCCTTGAAAGTGGATGTGAAAGACTTACTTGTTTCAACAAAGGAATAA
- a CDS encoding Hint domain-containing protein has translation MNSEKRKEQINLDSRCFAQETLIRMADGQEKQINAIRVGEKVFSVSGKAVRVMDIIVGIEEKVVVLVTQSGKRIRLTSDHPVLTEQRGIQRVNALLATDKVQTADRDFEEIDNLYTEVYNDRVYNLCLEEESFLFGNGIAVGDFDSLQNIWRSAPAPPVSEEGQHVSDLIEEFRKLQERGNI, from the coding sequence ATGAACTCGGAAAAAAGAAAGGAACAGATTAATTTGGACAGTAGGTGTTTTGCTCAGGAAACCCTTATCCGTATGGCGGACGGGCAGGAGAAACAAATTAATGCGATTCGTGTCGGAGAAAAGGTATTTTCCGTATCGGGTAAGGCTGTCCGGGTAATGGATATCATTGTTGGAATAGAAGAAAAAGTAGTTGTGCTGGTCACTCAAAGCGGCAAACGGATACGTCTGACATCTGACCATCCGGTTCTAACGGAACAACGTGGCATACAGCGTGTCAATGCACTGCTCGCTACCGACAAAGTGCAAACTGCAGACAGGGATTTTGAGGAAATAGACAACCTCTACACGGAAGTGTACAATGACAGAGTGTATAACCTGTGCCTGGAAGAAGAAAGTTTCCTCTTTGGTAACGGCATTGCGGTGGGAGATTTTGATTCTCTGCAAAATATTTGGCGTTCTGCCCCTGCTCCCCCGGTTTCAGAAGAGGGGCAACACGTGTCTGATCTTATAGAGGAATTTAGAAAATTACAAGAGAGAGGAAATATATGA
- a CDS encoding argonaute/piwi family protein encodes MIEPVLKYIDEPLLTFGNAQKAIDPRDGLMLFGPFDQMKIRGIKNIGVIGTKGLRDKMVDYLKKIHSPVINSDPSIARPNFPGLETIFGISVNFDNIIQIDIKEDEINKYLNYTDSHQRVHNWVNLYVTQLIEYTEKEEMPVDVWFVVIPEIIYQFGRPNSKIPKSEENVNVGLKKQDRNSAQMDLFFQEEKDLLREAYEFEVNFHNQLKAKILSSKIVTQIIRESKIAYEDIYPQKRIDEERKFDTAKAWNIANTLYYKLGGLPWKLGDVRNGVCYLGLVYKKIESDSNNKNACCAAQMFLDSGDGMVFKGNVGPWWNPKSGEFHLSEQDAYEIISQSLESYYSKFGNYPKEIFIHAKTYFDDVEWKGFEEAVQGKSQIIGVRIRANGTFKLYRGFSYCVPRGTMLQYDDSKALLWTKGFIPRFKTQMGLETPNPVDIAITRGSANIDTVCKDILSLTKLNYNACIYGDGVPVTLKFADSIGEILTAGKDIKTGVLPFKHYI; translated from the coding sequence ATGATTGAACCAGTACTTAAATACATAGATGAACCGCTCTTGACATTTGGAAATGCTCAAAAAGCGATTGACCCTAGAGATGGATTAATGCTATTTGGTCCTTTTGATCAAATGAAAATCCGAGGGATTAAGAACATTGGTGTTATTGGAACCAAGGGGCTTAGGGATAAGATGGTTGATTATTTGAAGAAAATTCATTCGCCAGTCATTAATTCCGACCCCAGCATAGCACGCCCCAATTTCCCTGGATTGGAAACTATTTTTGGGATATCAGTCAATTTTGATAATATCATTCAAATTGATATTAAAGAAGATGAAATCAATAAATACCTGAATTATACTGATTCTCATCAACGGGTTCATAATTGGGTAAATTTGTATGTAACACAATTAATCGAATACACGGAAAAAGAAGAAATGCCTGTTGATGTTTGGTTTGTTGTTATTCCTGAAATCATCTATCAGTTTGGACGACCCAATTCTAAAATTCCGAAATCAGAGGAAAATGTCAATGTTGGATTAAAGAAACAAGACCGTAATTCGGCTCAAATGGACTTATTCTTTCAGGAAGAAAAGGATTTGCTACGGGAAGCGTACGAATTTGAAGTAAATTTTCATAATCAATTAAAAGCAAAAATATTATCATCAAAGATTGTTACTCAAATAATCCGAGAAAGTAAAATCGCATACGAAGATATTTATCCCCAAAAACGAATTGATGAAGAGCGAAAATTCGACACAGCTAAAGCATGGAATATTGCGAATACATTATATTACAAATTAGGTGGACTTCCTTGGAAGCTGGGAGATGTTCGTAATGGCGTTTGTTACCTTGGTTTAGTTTATAAAAAAATAGAATCTGACTCTAATAACAAGAACGCTTGTTGTGCTGCTCAAATGTTTTTAGATTCTGGTGATGGAATGGTTTTCAAAGGGAATGTTGGCCCTTGGTGGAACCCTAAAAGTGGAGAGTTTCATTTGTCGGAACAAGATGCTTATGAAATTATATCTCAATCATTAGAATCATATTATAGTAAATTTGGAAATTACCCGAAAGAAATATTCATTCATGCAAAAACATATTTTGATGATGTTGAGTGGAAAGGATTTGAAGAAGCGGTACAGGGAAAATCACAAATTATAGGGGTTAGGATTAGAGCAAATGGTACATTTAAGCTTTACAGAGGTTTCTCATATTGTGTACCACGGGGAACGATGTTGCAATATGATGATTCGAAGGCTTTATTGTGGACAAAAGGGTTTATTCCAAGATTTAAGACACAAATGGGATTGGAAACGCCTAATCCGGTTGACATTGCAATAACAAGGGGAAGTGCAAATATTGATACTGTATGTAAAGATATATTAAGTTTA
- a CDS encoding toll/interleukin-1 receptor domain-containing protein → MARDTIFISHATPQDNEFSIWIASRLEMLGYNTWIDKEGLLGGERFWPTIQKAIESSIKVLFVYSKNIVTHDGILKPGIENEIEYAKSIASQHGLQDFIIPLHIDESPYNLVIGLPNINHISFNDNWADGLKQLLKKIEKDAVPKKSMNIESTFSEWYENEYISNCSIISKTELFYTSWWQVKDIPQQFYMYLFTNAAQAKAIRDLNKDIPISLQSNILSSFDKKLNFTVLRDGEQIEVLPENTYTFSLSDVLEGFESDKFPQHREVENHFKRLLYCCIASNLFWRKWLKKYEMSNKRIAYFLPKYDWVKKIDFTYPFGNRKKSKSILGKYENIGSWHYGISIQTILFPIVGFSIKSHILFTSDGFKIIDDDKKQHSYRRKKGKRFFNEEWRDLQLAFIQRLKDEDGKIKIKVSVSDEYDLEMKEWPEMFWSEVGYNDPNAKMDIDKVEAYIEEITEEGESDD, encoded by the coding sequence ATGGCGAGAGATACTATATTTATCAGTCATGCAACCCCGCAAGACAACGAGTTTTCCATATGGATAGCATCAAGATTAGAAATGCTTGGTTATAATACATGGATAGACAAGGAAGGATTATTAGGCGGCGAACGTTTTTGGCCTACAATACAGAAAGCCATTGAAAGCTCTATAAAAGTCTTATTCGTCTATTCAAAGAATATCGTGACACATGACGGTATTCTAAAGCCCGGAATTGAAAACGAGATAGAGTATGCTAAAAGCATTGCTTCTCAACATGGATTGCAGGATTTTATTATCCCTCTGCATATAGATGAGTCCCCTTATAATTTGGTAATTGGACTGCCAAACATTAATCACATCTCATTCAACGATAATTGGGCTGACGGCCTAAAACAATTATTAAAAAAAATTGAAAAGGATGCTGTTCCTAAAAAGTCGATGAATATAGAATCTACCTTTTCAGAGTGGTATGAGAATGAATACATATCAAATTGCTCAATCATCTCAAAAACGGAATTGTTTTATACTTCATGGTGGCAAGTCAAAGACATTCCCCAGCAATTTTACATGTATCTGTTTACAAATGCTGCGCAAGCCAAAGCAATTCGAGATTTAAATAAAGATATTCCAATCAGCCTTCAGTCAAACATACTGTCATCATTTGACAAGAAACTAAATTTTACGGTATTAAGGGATGGTGAGCAAATTGAAGTGTTACCCGAAAATACATATACATTTTCTTTAAGTGATGTTCTTGAAGGATTTGAATCAGATAAGTTCCCGCAGCACAGAGAAGTCGAAAATCATTTCAAAAGATTATTGTATTGTTGCATTGCATCAAATTTGTTTTGGCGGAAATGGCTAAAAAAATATGAAATGTCAAATAAAAGAATAGCGTATTTCTTGCCAAAATATGATTGGGTGAAGAAGATAGACTTTACCTATCCGTTTGGGAACAGGAAGAAGTCAAAGTCTATTTTAGGAAAATATGAAAATATTGGTTCTTGGCACTATGGTATTTCCATCCAAACAATATTGTTTCCAATTGTTGGATTTTCTATAAAATCTCATATTCTATTTACTTCCGATGGATTTAAAATTATTGATGACGATAAAAAACAACATTCATATAGAAGAAAGAAAGGGAAAAGATTTTTTAACGAAGAATGGAGAGATTTACAATTAGCCTTTATTCAGCGATTGAAAGATGAAGATGGAAAAATCAAGATTAAGGTTTCTGTGAGTGATGAATATGACTTGGAAATGAAAGAATGGCCTGAAATGTTTTGGAGTGAAGTGGGTTATAATGATCCCAATGCTAAGATGGATATTGATAAAGTGGAAGCATATATTGAAGAGATAACTGAAGAAGGAGAATCCGATGATTGA
- a CDS encoding site-specific integrase, producing MRQTFSLLFFLKKRQNHMEGLHPIMVRITINGESTEVSTGQKSLIANWNIRLHQCVGSSAKQTNLFLKSIRFRLNQIYYQQTLYGQMTTSKKVRDAFTGADKKLHYLLSLFELHNESIKKQVGISKSATTYRKYETTRKHLQGYLRTKCLEDIILENINHAFICGFEVYLRVTAHCAHNTTAKFLQFFKRIIILALNNGYIIKNPFSEYQIKLQKVDRGYLTKEELQKIIVKNFDIKRLELIRDLFVFSSFTGLSYIDIKNLSKDHLYIAHDGNLWLRMNRNKSGETTNVRLFNLPKSLISKYDNPDSTYLFPVPSNQKVNAYLKEIADVCGIHKNLTFHVARHTMATTVCLANGVPIESLSKVLGHTNIKTTQLYAKITDEKLSNDLAILISKID from the coding sequence ATGAGACAAACATTTTCCTTATTATTCTTTTTGAAGAAAAGACAGAATCACATGGAGGGCCTACATCCGATTATGGTTCGTATCACTATCAATGGTGAAAGTACAGAGGTTAGTACTGGTCAGAAATCATTAATAGCTAATTGGAATATCCGATTACATCAGTGTGTAGGGAGTAGTGCAAAACAAACAAACTTATTTTTGAAAAGTATCAGGTTCAGGTTAAATCAAATTTATTATCAACAGACTTTATATGGCCAAATGACTACTTCTAAAAAGGTTAGAGATGCTTTTACTGGAGCAGATAAAAAATTACATTATTTACTTTCATTATTTGAATTGCATAATGAGAGTATAAAGAAGCAGGTTGGTATAAGCAAATCCGCTACGACTTATCGGAAGTATGAGACTACACGTAAGCATCTACAAGGCTATCTTCGAACTAAATGCTTGGAGGATATAATTCTGGAAAATATTAATCATGCATTTATTTGTGGATTTGAAGTCTACTTACGTGTTACAGCGCATTGTGCACACAATACAACTGCTAAGTTTTTACAGTTTTTCAAGCGAATAATTATCCTTGCTCTAAATAATGGGTATATAATAAAGAATCCATTCTCAGAGTATCAGATCAAACTACAAAAGGTGGATAGAGGATATTTGACTAAAGAAGAGCTTCAAAAAATCATAGTGAAGAATTTTGATATTAAACGGTTGGAGTTAATCAGGGATCTTTTTGTTTTTTCATCGTTTACAGGTTTATCTTATATAGATATAAAGAATTTATCCAAAGATCATTTGTATATTGCTCACGACGGAAATTTATGGTTGCGTATGAACCGTAATAAAAGTGGTGAAACAACAAATGTGCGTCTGTTTAATCTTCCTAAAAGTTTAATTTCAAAATATGATAATCCTGATTCGACTTATTTGTTTCCGGTTCCGAGTAACCAAAAAGTAAATGCTTATTTAAAAGAGATTGCTGATGTATGTGGTATTCATAAAAATCTAACCTTTCATGTTGCTCGGCATACGATGGCAACGACTGTTTGCTTGGCAAACGGTGTGCCTATTGAGAGCCTATCTAAGGTTTTAGGACACACTAATATAAAAACTACTCAACTGTATGCCAAGATTACAGATGAAAAATTGAGTAATGATTTGGCTATACTCATATCAAAGATAGATTAG
- a CDS encoding DUF6078 family protein — METFDYSQVPYGFGLCASADCPKTSTCLRHIALEHAPVKYPFLPTLTPQKLQAMKGKCEYYRSNKPVRYAKGFTQLLNSLTVSVSGTFRWRLISHLGRKNYYLARKGDWVIKPADQQYIIRLAKECGLQLDDYFDDYVDRYNWGD, encoded by the coding sequence ATGGAAACATTCGATTACTCGCAAGTGCCTTATGGTTTTGGCTTATGTGCATCTGCAGATTGCCCCAAGACTTCTACTTGTCTGCGTCACATAGCTTTGGAGCATGCTCCCGTAAAATATCCGTTCCTGCCCACCCTGACTCCTCAAAAACTGCAAGCCATGAAGGGAAAATGCGAATATTATCGTTCGAACAAGCCGGTGCGTTATGCTAAAGGATTCACACAATTATTGAATTCCCTGACAGTGAGTGTCTCTGGTACATTCAGATGGCGGCTCATTTCACACCTCGGACGCAAGAACTACTATCTTGCCCGTAAAGGTGACTGGGTGATAAAGCCTGCCGACCAGCAGTATATCATTCGTCTGGCCAAAGAGTGCGGACTCCAGTTGGATGACTACTTTGATGATTATGTGGATAGGTATAATTGGGGAGACTAA
- the pflB gene encoding formate C-acetyltransferase: MELNKTFIDGLWSKEINVSDFVSKNIAPYTGDASFLQGPTERTKKIWELCLKALEEERANNGVRSLDPHTVSTITSHQAGYIDKENELIVGLQTDELLKRAIKPFGGINVVMKACRENGVEIDDKVKDIFTHYRKTHNDGVFDVYTEEIRSFRSLGFLTGLPDNYARGRIIGDYRRLALYGIDRLIEAKMEDLHNLTGPMTDARIRLREEVAEQIKALKDIKIMGEYYGLDLSRPATSAQEAVQWVYMAYLAAVKEQDGAAMSLGNVSSFLDIFIEYDLAHGKINETFAQELIDQFVIKLRMVRHLRMQSYNDIFAGDPTWVTEAIGGRFNDGRVKVTKTSFRFLQTLYNLGPSPEPNLTILWGPELPEGFKEFCAKVSVDTSSIQYENDNLMREVRNCDDYGIACCVSYQAIGKQIQFFGARANLAKALLLAINGGRCENTGTVMVKGIPVLTGETLKFEEVMSNYKKVLTEIARVYNEAMNIIHFMHDKYYYEKAQMAFIDTNPRINLAYGVAGLSIAIDSLSAIKNAKVTARRNDIGLTEGFDIEGTFPCFGNNDDRVDHLGVDLVYYFSEELKKLPVYKNARPTLSLLTITSNVMYGKKTGATPDGRAKGVAFAPGANPMHGRDKNGAIASLSSVAKLRYRDSQDGISNTFSIVPKSLGPTPEDRVENLVTMMDGYFTKGAHHLNVNVLNREMLEDAMEHPEKYPQLTIRVSGYAVNFVKLSREHQLEVISRSFHERM, from the coding sequence ATGGAATTGAACAAAACCTTTATTGACGGGCTTTGGAGCAAAGAAATCAATGTCAGTGATTTCGTTAGTAAAAACATCGCGCCTTACACTGGAGACGCATCCTTCCTGCAAGGACCTACCGAGCGCACGAAAAAAATCTGGGAACTTTGTCTGAAAGCACTCGAAGAAGAAAGAGCCAACAACGGCGTTCGTTCTCTCGATCCTCATACCGTATCTACCATTACTTCACATCAGGCAGGTTATATAGATAAGGAGAATGAACTTATCGTTGGCTTGCAGACAGATGAGTTGTTGAAACGTGCTATCAAGCCGTTCGGTGGCATCAACGTAGTAATGAAAGCTTGCCGCGAAAACGGCGTAGAAATAGATGATAAGGTAAAAGATATCTTTACCCATTATCGCAAGACACACAATGACGGCGTATTCGATGTATATACTGAAGAGATTCGCTCATTCCGCTCATTGGGTTTCCTCACCGGACTTCCCGATAACTATGCCCGCGGGCGTATCATCGGCGACTACCGCCGTCTGGCACTTTATGGTATCGACCGCCTCATCGAAGCCAAAATGGAAGATTTGCACAATCTGACCGGTCCGATGACCGATGCCCGTATTCGCTTGCGTGAAGAAGTGGCAGAGCAGATCAAGGCTTTGAAAGATATTAAGATAATGGGCGAATATTACGGACTCGACCTCAGTCGTCCGGCTACTTCGGCACAGGAAGCCGTACAATGGGTGTACATGGCTTATTTGGCCGCTGTAAAAGAACAAGACGGTGCAGCCATGTCTTTGGGTAACGTCTCTTCGTTCCTCGACATCTTTATTGAATATGATCTGGCACACGGTAAAATCAATGAAACATTTGCCCAGGAGCTGATCGACCAGTTCGTTATCAAACTCCGCATGGTGCGCCATCTGCGTATGCAGTCATACAACGATATCTTTGCCGGAGACCCGACCTGGGTAACGGAAGCCATTGGCGGACGTTTCAACGACGGACGCGTAAAGGTAACAAAGACTTCCTTCCGCTTCCTGCAAACATTGTATAACCTCGGTCCTTCTCCCGAACCGAACCTGACGATATTGTGGGGACCTGAGTTGCCCGAAGGTTTCAAAGAATTTTGTGCCAAAGTATCTGTAGATACCAGCTCTATTCAATACGAAAATGATAATCTGATGCGCGAAGTACGTAACTGTGACGACTATGGTATCGCATGTTGTGTATCCTATCAGGCCATCGGCAAGCAGATACAGTTCTTCGGTGCACGTGCCAACCTGGCAAAAGCCTTGTTGCTTGCTATCAACGGCGGACGTTGTGAAAACACCGGCACTGTCATGGTAAAGGGTATTCCCGTATTGACCGGTGAAACATTGAAGTTTGAGGAAGTAATGTCGAACTACAAGAAAGTGCTGACCGAAATTGCCCGTGTTTATAATGAAGCAATGAACATCATCCACTTCATGCACGATAAGTATTATTACGAAAAGGCTCAGATGGCATTTATCGATACAAATCCACGCATTAATCTGGCTTATGGTGTAGCCGGTCTTTCCATTGCCATCGACTCACTGTCAGCCATCAAGAATGCAAAGGTTACAGCACGTCGTAACGACATCGGCTTAACGGAAGGTTTCGATATTGAAGGAACATTCCCTTGCTTTGGTAATAATGATGACCGTGTGGACCACCTCGGTGTGGACTTGGTATACTATTTCAGCGAAGAGCTGAAAAAGTTACCTGTTTACAAGAATGCCCGTCCTACCCTTTCATTGCTGACAATTACTTCCAATGTAATGTACGGTAAGAAAACAGGTGCCACCCCTGACGGACGTGCCAAAGGTGTAGCTTTCGCCCCGGGTGCCAACCCGATGCACGGACGCGATAAGAACGGTGCCATCGCATCGTTGAGTTCCGTAGCTAAGTTGCGTTATCGTGACTCACAGGACGGTATCAGTAATACGTTCTCAATCGTTCCGAAATCTCTCGGCCCGACACCGGAAGACCGTGTTGAAAACCTGGTAACAATGATGGACGGTTACTTTACTAAAGGTGCACACCACCTGAACGTAAACGTACTGAACCGTGAAATGCTGGAAGATGCCATGGAGCATCCGGAAAAGTATCCGCAACTGACGATTCGTGTTTCCGGCTATGCTGTGAATTTTGTGAAGTTGAGCCGAGAACACCAGTTAGAGGTCATCAGCCGTAGTTTCCACGAAAGGATGTAA